The following proteins come from a genomic window of Nicotiana tomentosiformis chromosome 12, ASM39032v3, whole genome shotgun sequence:
- the LOC117277581 gene encoding uncharacterized protein encodes MSVCEELGMFLMLCAHGAGNRLVQEIFQHSGETIHRPLDCIGALDGTHVKARLPQSQEIPYIGCKGYPTQNILVVVDFNMCFIFAWAGWEGAAHDNRIFGEALRRPERYFSHLSGDKYYLVDAGYSHKEKYGSI; translated from the exons ATGTCTGTCTGTGAGGAGTTAGGGATGTTCTTGATGCTTTGTGCACATGGTGCCGGAAATCGATTGGTACAGGAGATTTTTCAACATTCAGGAGAAACAATTCATAGGCCATTG GATTGTATTGGAGCACTTGATGGCACACATGTGAAAGCAAGATTACCTCAAAGTCAAGAGATACCATATATTGGGTGTAAAGGTTATCCTACTcaaaatattcttgttgttgtcGACTTTAATATGTGTTTTATATTTGCATGGGCTGGGTGGGAAGGAGCAGCTCATGATAATCGTATATTTGGTGAGGCACTTCGTAGACCCGAACGGTATTTTTCACATCTATCCGGGGACAAATATTATCTTGTTGATGCAGGATATTCACACAAAGAGAAATATGGCTCCATATAA